A single region of the Cucumis melo cultivar AY chromosome 3, USDA_Cmelo_AY_1.0, whole genome shotgun sequence genome encodes:
- the LOC103488282 gene encoding tRNA (cytosine(38)-C(5))-methyltransferase 2 isoform X1, whose protein sequence is MEKVFPKLQDEPWRVLEFYSGIGGMRYSLLSAGIHAKVVQAFDINDKANDVYEHNFGDRPYQGNIESLTAADIDSYQAHVWLLSPPCQPYTRQGLQKQSGDARAFSFLKILELMLQASRPPVMLFMENVVGFETSDTHTKMIEILEKAGFSTQEFILSPMQFGVPYSRPRYFCLAKRKPLSFQKQLHNNQLLWSPSPLLDNDADLESIETHGSQATSDKLLLSCEPICRFLDHSNHRELSFYDASSIQSEVALEKNEDPNEQVIESFNQYLVPSGLIDRWGSAMDIVYPDSRRCCCFTKSYYRYVKGTGSLLAPFEAERMGKAHSLKEQKLRYFTPREVANLHSFPKDFQFPQHIGLRQRYALLGNSLSVAVVAPLLRYLFTEPS, encoded by the exons ATGGAAAAGGTTTTCCCGAAGCTGCAAGACGAACCATGGAGAGTCCTCGAGTTCTACAGCGGCATTGGTGGCATG AGGTACTCGCTGCTGAGTGCTGGCATCCATGCGAAAGTGGTACAAGCTTTTGATATTAACGACAAAGCAAACGATGTATACGAACACAATTTCGGTGATCGTCCATACCAG GGTAATATTGAAAGTCTGACTGCTGCTGATATCGACAGCTACCAAGCTCATGTTTGGCTTCTTTCACCTCCTTGCCAACCATATACTAGACAAG GTCTACAAAAGCAATCTGGCGATGCTCGGGCGTTTTCATTCCTCAAAATTCTTGAGTTGATGCTACAAGCATCAAGGCCACCAGTAATGTTATTCATGGAAAACGTTGTTGGCTTTGAG ACATCTGACACACATACAAAAATGATTGAGATATTGGAAAAGGCAGGTTTTTCTACACAGGAGTTTATTTTAAGCCCAATGCAATTTGGTGTCCCATATTCCAGACCGCGGTACTTCTGTCTG GCTAAAAGGAAGCCTTTATCCTTTCAGAAGCAATTACATAATAATCAACTTCTTTGGTCTCCAAGCCCATTACTTGATAATGACGCTGACTTAGAAAGCATTGAAACTCATGGATCGCAAGCGACTTCTGATAAGTTGTTGCTCTCTTGTGAGCCAATATGTAGGTTTCTTGACCATTCCAACCATCGGGAGTTAAGTTTTTATGATGCCAGTAGTATTCAAAGTGAGGTTGCATTGGAAAAAAACGAGGATCCCAATGAGCAAGTAATTGAATCTTTTAATCAGTATCTTGTCCCTTCCGGTTTGATAGACAGATGGGGCAGTGCTATGG ATATTGTATATCCTGATTCAAGGCGATGCTGCTGTTTTACAAAAAGCTACTACCGATATGTGAAGGGCACGGGATCACTCTTGGCACCTTTTGAG GCTGAACGGATGGGCAAGGCTCATTCTCTTAAAGAGCAGAAGCTTAGATATTTTACTCCTAGAGAG GTTGCTAACTTGCATTCCTTTCCGAAAGATTTTCAATTTCCCCAACACATCGGTCTTAGACAACG ATATGCATTACTGGGGAACAGTTTGAGCGTTGCCGTTGTTGCTCCCTTGCTTAGATATCTCTTTACCGAGCCATCTTGA
- the LOC103488282 gene encoding tRNA (cytosine(38)-C(5))-methyltransferase 2 isoform X2, translating to MRKWYKLLILTTKQTMYTNTISVIVHTSYQAHVWLLSPPCQPYTRQGLQKQSGDARAFSFLKILELMLQASRPPVMLFMENVVGFETSDTHTKMIEILEKAGFSTQEFILSPMQFGVPYSRPRYFCLAKRKPLSFQKQLHNNQLLWSPSPLLDNDADLESIETHGSQATSDKLLLSCEPICRFLDHSNHRELSFYDASSIQSEVALEKNEDPNEQVIESFNQYLVPSGLIDRWGSAMDIVYPDSRRCCCFTKSYYRYVKGTGSLLAPFEAERMGKAHSLKEQKLRYFTPREVANLHSFPKDFQFPQHIGLRQRYALLGNSLSVAVVAPLLRYLFTEPS from the exons ATGCGAAAGTGGTACAAGCTTTTGATATTAACGACAAAGCAAACGATGTATACGAACACAATTTCGGTGATCGTCCATACCAG CTACCAAGCTCATGTTTGGCTTCTTTCACCTCCTTGCCAACCATATACTAGACAAG GTCTACAAAAGCAATCTGGCGATGCTCGGGCGTTTTCATTCCTCAAAATTCTTGAGTTGATGCTACAAGCATCAAGGCCACCAGTAATGTTATTCATGGAAAACGTTGTTGGCTTTGAG ACATCTGACACACATACAAAAATGATTGAGATATTGGAAAAGGCAGGTTTTTCTACACAGGAGTTTATTTTAAGCCCAATGCAATTTGGTGTCCCATATTCCAGACCGCGGTACTTCTGTCTG GCTAAAAGGAAGCCTTTATCCTTTCAGAAGCAATTACATAATAATCAACTTCTTTGGTCTCCAAGCCCATTACTTGATAATGACGCTGACTTAGAAAGCATTGAAACTCATGGATCGCAAGCGACTTCTGATAAGTTGTTGCTCTCTTGTGAGCCAATATGTAGGTTTCTTGACCATTCCAACCATCGGGAGTTAAGTTTTTATGATGCCAGTAGTATTCAAAGTGAGGTTGCATTGGAAAAAAACGAGGATCCCAATGAGCAAGTAATTGAATCTTTTAATCAGTATCTTGTCCCTTCCGGTTTGATAGACAGATGGGGCAGTGCTATGG ATATTGTATATCCTGATTCAAGGCGATGCTGCTGTTTTACAAAAAGCTACTACCGATATGTGAAGGGCACGGGATCACTCTTGGCACCTTTTGAG GCTGAACGGATGGGCAAGGCTCATTCTCTTAAAGAGCAGAAGCTTAGATATTTTACTCCTAGAGAG GTTGCTAACTTGCATTCCTTTCCGAAAGATTTTCAATTTCCCCAACACATCGGTCTTAGACAACG ATATGCATTACTGGGGAACAGTTTGAGCGTTGCCGTTGTTGCTCCCTTGCTTAGATATCTCTTTACCGAGCCATCTTGA